One genomic segment of Paenibacillus xylanexedens includes these proteins:
- a CDS encoding ACP S-malonyltransferase translates to MCSELLHSEPEANQIFAEASEVIGFDLKALVMEGTLDQLTVSEYAQPAVLTASYVLFDSFVRRTGMTPDYAVGHSLGEISALVAAGALRFADGIRFTTQRGALMHRSIQEQKGRAGIVVDVTQEALEELVENIRQNEYATISGYNSPGQFVVAGTAKGLQMLDDQVDGYGGEFIPFRMMPMKADAPYHSELMQFIQPELEEMLAGISFSAPVFPICSTVHGEFIRGAEDIPKLLSSQLLQPIRWNQALARIQNLGATVWIDIGPGQSIRNMLAENKTLPAAYSLDDPQDRSRLLERYEAVNQTSGGGDKG, encoded by the coding sequence ATGTGCAGCGAGTTGTTGCACAGTGAGCCGGAGGCGAATCAGATCTTTGCGGAAGCGAGCGAGGTGATCGGATTTGATTTGAAGGCACTGGTTATGGAAGGGACCCTGGATCAATTGACGGTCTCTGAATATGCTCAGCCTGCTGTACTGACAGCAAGCTACGTTTTATTTGATTCATTTGTTCGCCGAACAGGAATGACTCCAGATTATGCAGTAGGTCACAGTTTGGGGGAGATTTCGGCTTTAGTAGCGGCGGGAGCATTGCGATTTGCTGATGGAATCCGTTTTACAACTCAGCGTGGTGCGTTGATGCATCGCTCCATTCAGGAGCAAAAAGGAAGAGCGGGTATTGTTGTTGATGTAACCCAAGAAGCGCTTGAAGAATTAGTCGAGAATATTCGTCAGAACGAGTATGCGACGATCTCCGGTTATAATTCACCGGGACAGTTTGTCGTCGCAGGTACTGCGAAGGGGCTTCAAATGCTGGATGATCAGGTGGATGGCTACGGTGGGGAATTCATTCCTTTTCGCATGATGCCAATGAAGGCAGATGCACCTTATCATAGCGAGTTGATGCAGTTCATTCAGCCTGAGCTTGAAGAGATGCTTGCAGGGATTTCCTTCTCTGCACCGGTGTTTCCCATCTGCTCTACAGTACATGGGGAGTTCATTCGCGGAGCCGAGGACATTCCTAAGCTGCTGAGTAGCCAGCTTTTGCAACCCATTCGCTGGAATCAGGCATTGGCACGCATTCAAAATCTGGGAGCGACGGTATGGATCGATATCGGTCCAGGCCAGAGCATAAGAAATATGCTGGCTGAGAATAAGACCTTGCCTGCAGCCTATTCGCTGGATGATCCGCAAGATCGGTCCAGGTTACTGGAGCGATATGAAGCAGTAAACCAGACAAGTGGGGGAGGCGATAAGGGATGA
- a CDS encoding aspartate aminotransferase family protein produces the protein MITEMMQYNQRVKQWLPGGVHYNFHLPWEETPLHFKHASRSRVTDMNGNEYLDLYARFGALIVGHGNEEYNECLKDTIDRVLSVSHCDLDAEALELIHQYVPSAEMIRFGLSGTEIVQNALRLARAWTGKNRFVRFEGHYHGNADNIMGGKTARTGLPVPSDYPGDMKGTKGRARDAMESQSYLVPWNDAARLEELFRQHGDDIAAVIMEPVCVNGGGVMPAPGYLQKVRQLCDQYQVVLIFDEIITGFRMGLGGAQQLFGVTPDLTTLGKAIAGGGVPVSALVGRADIMKLLVDKKVIHAGTFNGYPLGTAAVKATLEMLGRNGGQAMHSMNRHAEMMHDILCQEAVKVGLPLIVQGPSGCASYHCCTEPLTDTAEYTFELMSFDILLNSKLAEHGVLVSTLSRMYPNILLDMQDVAWFGERVPAALAEMKEIYDELI, from the coding sequence ATGATCACGGAGATGATGCAGTACAATCAGCGGGTGAAACAATGGCTGCCTGGCGGTGTGCACTATAATTTTCACCTTCCTTGGGAAGAGACGCCGCTCCATTTCAAGCATGCTTCCCGAAGCAGAGTGACGGACATGAACGGCAACGAGTATTTGGATTTATATGCCCGCTTTGGTGCCCTCATTGTTGGCCACGGCAACGAGGAGTATAACGAGTGTCTGAAGGATACCATTGACCGTGTTCTTTCCGTAAGTCATTGCGATCTGGATGCAGAGGCTCTGGAACTGATCCATCAATATGTACCTTCAGCAGAGATGATTCGTTTTGGGTTATCAGGTACGGAGATTGTCCAGAATGCACTTCGTCTTGCCCGGGCGTGGACAGGTAAAAATCGCTTTGTACGTTTTGAAGGCCATTATCATGGCAATGCGGACAATATTATGGGTGGTAAGACTGCACGTACAGGTTTGCCGGTACCTTCAGACTATCCTGGTGACATGAAAGGAACAAAGGGGAGGGCAAGGGATGCCATGGAATCTCAATCCTACCTCGTGCCATGGAATGACGCAGCCCGTCTGGAGGAACTATTTCGCCAGCATGGAGACGACATTGCAGCAGTAATCATGGAGCCGGTTTGTGTAAATGGAGGCGGAGTCATGCCTGCTCCGGGTTATCTGCAAAAAGTCAGACAGTTATGTGATCAGTACCAGGTCGTGCTCATTTTTGATGAGATTATAACAGGATTCCGTATGGGTCTCGGTGGTGCCCAACAGTTATTCGGTGTAACGCCCGATCTGACCACACTTGGGAAGGCAATCGCGGGTGGCGGAGTTCCGGTGTCAGCCCTGGTTGGCCGAGCGGATATCATGAAGTTACTTGTAGACAAAAAAGTAATTCATGCGGGTACGTTTAATGGCTATCCATTAGGTACAGCTGCTGTAAAAGCTACGCTGGAAATGTTGGGACGCAATGGAGGTCAGGCGATGCACAGCATGAACCGCCACGCTGAGATGATGCATGACATACTCTGCCAGGAAGCAGTGAAGGTAGGTCTGCCTTTAATTGTTCAAGGGCCGTCTGGCTGTGCTTCTTATCACTGCTGTACGGAGCCGCTTACGGATACGGCTGAATATACGTTTGAATTGATGTCTTTTGATATTTTGTTAAATAGCAAGCTTGCTGAGCACGGTGTTCTGGTATCTACGCTCTCGCGGATGTATCCGAATATCCTGCTTGATATGCAAGATGTTGCCTGGTTCGGTGAGCGTGTCCCTGCAGCACTTGCAGAAATGAAAGAGATCTACGACGAGCTGATCTAA
- a CDS encoding 3-hydroxyacyl-CoA dehydrogenase family protein — MHNRLIAIIGAGVMGCATALDVARAGYRVILQDISASVIEHAPDVIRREYRSACFLKQGYGQVPLDQIMERISFQTQDEGVEEASIIIENVTENLELKKEVYARLYHRARPDALFALNTSCISVTKLASFLPDPGRVIGVHLMNPVPVKSMVEVIKGHHTTQVTEHEMVAFLETLDKSPVVIEDLPGFVSNRLSHLLMNEAAYIVQDGIATPEQVDAIMKKGFNYQMGPLETADLIGLDTVVHSLKVLYDSYQDPKFRCCPMLQKMVDAGQWGRKTGQGFYAY; from the coding sequence ATGCATAATCGACTCATTGCAATCATTGGCGCAGGGGTGATGGGATGCGCCACAGCACTGGATGTCGCGAGGGCTGGTTATCGTGTGATTTTGCAGGATATTTCGGCGTCGGTCATCGAACATGCCCCTGATGTTATACGTCGTGAATATCGTTCAGCTTGCTTTCTGAAGCAAGGGTACGGTCAGGTGCCCCTGGATCAGATCATGGAACGAATCTCGTTCCAGACACAAGATGAAGGTGTGGAAGAGGCAAGTATCATTATTGAAAATGTAACCGAAAACCTGGAGTTGAAAAAGGAAGTTTACGCACGACTATACCACAGGGCTCGTCCGGATGCTTTATTTGCGCTAAATACAAGCTGTATTTCCGTGACAAAGCTCGCTTCATTTTTGCCTGACCCAGGCCGAGTCATTGGGGTGCATCTGATGAATCCGGTTCCCGTTAAATCCATGGTGGAGGTGATCAAAGGACATCATACAACGCAGGTTACGGAACATGAGATGGTAGCGTTTTTGGAAACTCTTGATAAAAGTCCAGTTGTCATAGAGGATCTGCCCGGGTTTGTCTCTAATCGCCTCTCGCACTTGTTAATGAATGAAGCGGCGTACATTGTACAGGATGGAATCGCTACACCCGAGCAGGTGGACGCCATTATGAAGAAGGGCTTCAATTATCAGATGGGGCCGCTGGAGACGGCGGATCTGATTGGTCTGGATACGGTCGTGCATTCATTGAAAGTATTGTACGACAGCTATCAGGACCCCAAATTCCGATGCTGTCCGATGTTGCAGAAAATGGTTGATGCAGGACAGTGGGGGCGGAAGACGGGTCAAGGATTCTATGCCTACTAA
- a CDS encoding acyl carrier protein encodes MTKEEIELFLKSEIAAALNQEPEDIDEEMNFLKIGVSSVQALKIINRARKHLQVDISPVALFEYKTIAEFAAYLNESLLQEGVAE; translated from the coding sequence ATGACAAAAGAAGAAATTGAGCTTTTTCTCAAAAGCGAGATTGCTGCAGCGTTGAATCAGGAGCCAGAGGACATCGATGAAGAGATGAATTTTTTGAAAATTGGTGTCTCATCTGTGCAGGCGCTCAAGATCATTAATCGTGCGCGTAAGCATCTTCAAGTTGACATCAGTCCGGTTGCGTTGTTTGAATACAAAACAATTGCCGAGTTCGCCGCCTATCTCAATGAATCTCTTCTTCAAGAGGGGGTTGCCGAATGA
- a CDS encoding acyl-CoA dehydrogenase family protein — MIEVDVEQEIIHEAELFAAREIRPYARQIQEQQAIPRTLIRAMAEKGYLAASIPAEYGGMGLGPKAYGLLTEVFGKALPAVRSLLTVHTSLVSETLVRFGTPEQKSSWLPKLVKGEWIAAFGLTEPEVGSDAKSVKTEWREESDCYVLNGKKKWITFGHLADVFIIIASNQGRSTAFWVERQFEGVQTKPIEGVMVAGETGIAEIDLHEVRVPKNHIIGRLNEGFEYIVTGALDQGRYSIAWAGLAIAQEALDAMVTYSRKRKQFDQKLSHFQLIRGMIGDAVTKVHAARALCLRAAELREAKDPQAAMETTIAKYFTSKVAVEVASDALQVHGANGISNQYPVARLYKEAKILEIIEGSSQMQQEMISHYGLKVYYKRGGSV; from the coding sequence ATGATTGAAGTGGATGTAGAGCAAGAGATCATTCATGAAGCTGAATTGTTTGCTGCCCGTGAAATTCGTCCTTATGCTCGACAGATTCAAGAGCAGCAAGCCATTCCCAGAACATTGATCCGTGCCATGGCTGAAAAAGGTTACTTGGCTGCCTCGATCCCGGCTGAATATGGCGGAATGGGTCTCGGTCCTAAGGCGTACGGGCTGTTGACTGAAGTATTTGGCAAGGCTCTTCCAGCCGTTCGCAGCTTGTTAACGGTACATACTTCACTTGTAAGTGAAACTTTGGTACGTTTCGGAACGCCTGAGCAAAAATCGTCCTGGCTACCCAAGTTGGTGAAGGGAGAATGGATTGCTGCCTTTGGCCTGACTGAACCGGAAGTTGGTTCAGATGCCAAAAGTGTAAAGACCGAGTGGAGAGAAGAATCGGACTGTTATGTTTTGAATGGAAAAAAGAAGTGGATTACGTTTGGACATCTGGCAGATGTATTTATCATTATTGCCTCGAATCAGGGACGAAGCACTGCTTTTTGGGTCGAACGCCAGTTTGAGGGTGTACAGACCAAACCTATTGAAGGTGTCATGGTTGCGGGAGAGACAGGTATAGCTGAGATTGATCTCCATGAGGTGCGTGTACCAAAGAATCACATTATTGGACGTCTGAATGAAGGTTTTGAGTACATCGTAACCGGGGCGCTGGACCAGGGGAGATATAGCATAGCCTGGGCAGGGCTGGCGATTGCGCAGGAAGCGCTGGATGCCATGGTGACTTACTCAAGAAAGCGGAAGCAATTTGATCAGAAGCTGAGCCATTTTCAGCTGATTCGCGGCATGATTGGAGATGCGGTGACAAAAGTCCATGCAGCACGAGCATTATGTTTACGGGCAGCCGAGCTGAGAGAAGCCAAGGACCCGCAGGCCGCCATGGAGACAACGATCGCCAAATATTTTACGTCCAAAGTTGCTGTTGAAGTTGCAAGTGATGCGCTACAGGTTCATGGTGCGAACGGAATTAGTAACCAATATCCTGTTGCCAGGCTGTATAAGGAAGCCAAAATTCTGGAGATTATTGAAGGTTCTTCTCAGATGCAGCAGGAGATGATCTCGCATTACGGATTAAAAGTCTATTACAAGCGTGGCGGTAGCGTATGA